Part of the Mya arenaria isolate MELC-2E11 chromosome 8, ASM2691426v1 genome, taGTTAAAACATGATCACAACCTAGTAACTATCTTTGctgataatttattaaattattatggCATTTCTCTTGCTGTTGTTACATACATTGCATTATATTAACTGACTTGTTAATAAACTTGTGACAATTTTTCATTGAAGTTTTATTGTGACTTATAGTTTGATGAGTTATAAATTATCatagtattgataatatattggAGTCGCATTGTAAACTGTTGATGTTGCTATCAAAAACCAGGTTGCTTATAGAAAGTCAAGGTCGAAGCATAGACCTCGATTTATGTGAATGCCTGTCAAGTCAGAAAAGAGGGGTGTGCATAATGTCGATAAACTAAATTACTGCGATACAGAACCGAATCGATACACATATCTATATCATGGacaacagaaatgtttatttttaacttgtttaacTTGAAAGGGGTATCAAGGGTCGATATTTGTATTTCTCGTCTAGGCCTTATATCAACCGGGATATCGTCGGGTCTTAAGAGATGCTGCTAAATGATTGACAGTTGGTATTAAGCTGCTAAATTATTGACATTTGGTATATAGCCACGTTAGCCACACATACATTTGGGCTGCGCGGCGTTCCATTAATTGAAGtcgattttcaaataaacttacAGTAATTGCACCCTTTACTCGTTCCAAGGTCGGCTTCCCTACGGTGCCGGCGTCCGGTTGAAGTTATATGTCAAGTTGGCATTCGATCTTATAACTCCAATTCCCTTCATTTAAttcacttcatacttcacacagatgatCCGGACCATCACACAGTTCTAAACCCAAATTGTGGCCCCAGATTGACCAAGaaacttttgttaaagttttaggccACATTGTGTCCCGTTCAAGTTAATTGGCAAAGTAGGATTTTTActagttgatcctatacctttcattcaattgacttcatAGTTCATACAATTGTTGAAGGTCATCATGCAATTAGGGTTACATAACTGCATTTGATTCATAATGCTAAGTATAGTCCTTTTAAAGTTATGTGCACATTTTAGGGCAATTGGGTTTTAGCTCGTATCTACAATACCTCTCATTCAAAGGACTTCATACTTCATACATTTCTTCACGGCCACCACACATTAAGgttaaataactccatattaacataaatacaaattatggcatTTGATCGACTTAGAAAGtttggtttaagttttagggcactGGGGTTTTAACTCCGATCTCAAATACCGTTTATTTGATGgccttcatacttcacacagttcttcaaggccatcacacaataaggttacatatcTCTAAAATAGCCtaaacaaataatggcccttgattgattttttctttgacctttttattgttttaccaGGCATATATACATGTCACTTAGTACCGCTTTCTGgatacattattttgaaatgaatatagcAACAAAGAAATGAAATGTGAACGATATCGGATTAAAATCAATGGACTCAAAATACATGGTCACACTTATACATCTGGCAACGTGATAAATGGTGATTGTGGTTGAAGTCTGACAAGGTCCTACTTGACAATACTACTGAAGTTCTATTCCACATATATACGAGCATATATGTGCAATACAGTGTTATATCGTCCAACTCCTTTGATGGAATGACCTCCGCTACTGTTGGGACAACTCATAGCATTTCATGTATATCCTATAGCTATGTGTCACGTCTGAAAGTCTAGTGTTCAAGCCAGTggtgtatttatattattacagCGTGTTACAGTTCTGTGTCATTCCTTCGAGTATCAGTTTACTAGCGCGCTGAATGTTTTCCATTTTATGACAACTCGGACTGCTTGGTAGCATATTTCCCCATCCTAGAGCCATTGTCGGCATGCCGGAGATAGTATCTCTCATTGGCACCGCGCAACCATATATGAACCTCTATATAATCTATGGCCCCCGAGTCGAACATAGCGGACGGACAATGAAATTCTCGTCAACtcttatatcattttcattatttatatgtcACCTCTACATTGGCATCAATATCCGACATAAGCACATTCTTCATATCAACTGAGTTTGATGCTTACGACACCTAACTAATCATGGGCTCGTGGTTTTTTTCACGgtattaaaatgatgaaaatctTTTGAACCAACTGAAAAAAACAGAAGATGACTTGACTTGCGCTGATTTATAATTGACAGTTACATCCAATATCACACACACTATCCTACCACTTCTGCATGGGGTTcgctgaaataaaacaaaacacatctgTATGATGTAAGGCATGTACCACAAGTTTAATAtcttaattcatattttaaaaatatatataaatgtaaacagtTAAACACTTATAAATACATAAGCTGCAATTAACTATTTCCATGGTTTCTGTACTCAATTTTATGACAAGGATAGTCTTGTATGGGCGCAATTACGATTTGATGTTGAGAACGAAATTTGTAAATAGCCCATTAACCCAACCTTCCGAGAGAGagagaatatttgtttatttcagtgtaagatcgtattttcgccactcgtgaaaatatagttttttctatgatcacgagcaACTGCAACCGCCCCTTCCCCGTCCAGCGCCCCGCCCCTCCCGCACACAAGTTATCCAACCAAATGTTTGATGCCAAACAGTTTAGACAAAAACATGCATAATAATGGGCCAAACATGGCTCAGGAAAGCCCCCACAACCCCACCATTGCACCTAAGGAGGCTTTTGTATATGTCCGTATGTTTTTGTCTTCGCATCCAATAACGTCTAATCTTGGATCCACCTCTTTAAGTGTCATTGGACAAAGATCGCGTACCCTATTTCGCAGATGTAGTGCTCCGCAATATCGCAGGGCTGATCGTTCCATGTGTAGTTGTAGGTACTATGTCCCCATAACACCACACAATCTTCCGCtctgataaatatatatgacataCTCGTAATTTGGCGATATACAAgtttataaaatcaaagttATTTAATTAAGAAAGGAGTTAAACAAGGACTGGTTTACATTTCTATCTGTCATGGTATTAAACCTTTCTTGTAGTGGTTTAAAACCACAGTGAAAACTTAGAAGACGACAAGCCCAGtagtattttttcaatataaaccaCAGCTAGACATGTACACTTGTTATTTTGGGATGATGCCATTAAAAGCACTAAAAAACGTTGAGATTATGAGAACAACCGTCATGATGTGGATGTAATACTATATATAAGCCTCATTACACGGACTGTTTACATAGAACTATGCGGACTGTTTTGTCGAACCCAACTAATTGTCTACTAAAATACGAACGAATATGGCTGTGAAGGCAAACATTTGTTTAGCCTTATTGTGATTAACTAAGCCTCACAGATAGTGATTACAAGTGGAACAGCAAAAATAAGACATTTTAGGCTCTCACACAGTAAAGGCCTAACTTAGACTAAATGAgaacacacaacgtcacaaacGCAAAGACTACTCGTATATAGGCATCAACATATCTTCATATAACAAATGTCCAAGTTACATTGTAGCCATATTAGTctgtgtttttcttcaactgtcAGATTACCTCTTATCAAACCAGACGTTATTGGGTTCACCGGCATGCCAGTCAGCATATGTGACCTGGTTATCACTCGGGTAGCCCCACACCCAGCGACCTTCAACCTCAAGGTCATTAGCGCTTGTCCAGTAACCTACAAACTGGGGATCTGCCCGGAAATAAAGGAGAGTGCACACCGGGGTTGAAATTGTGTGCAATTGGtttccaataaaacatttcaagatatacaaaatgtacGCATAAGTAAGGACTTACTGAAAAGGT contains:
- the LOC128242531 gene encoding perlucin-like protein translates to MTTTRLFTWISFLLGVTAIAIECPDSWITFHDHCYLFSVDKLNWFHATKSCKDKEALLVAIESAAEDTFLKQSIVHFHLHDNPQFVGYWTSANDLEVEGRWVWGYPSDNQVTYADWHAGEPNNVWFDKRAEDCVVLWGHSTYNYTWNDQPCDIAEHYICEIGEPHAEVVG